CCTTCAGCGCGCCGGCTGCCTCAAGACCGAGCAGTCCGCCGCCGACGACCGCGCCGGTCGTCGCCGTCTTCGCGTACTCCTCGATCGCGAGCAGGTCCTCGATCGTGCGGTAGACGAAACAGCCCTCGCTGTCCTTGCCGGGGACCGGCGGGACGAACGGGTAGGAGCCGGTGGCCAGCACCAGCGTGTCGTAACGGAAGGTCTCGCCGGAACGCGCGGTCACCGTGCGCGCCTCGCGGTCCAGGGACTCGGCCGGGTCACCGACCCGCAGCTCGAAGCCGTGCTGCTCCATGAAGCCCTGCTCGACCAGCGACAGGTCCTCCGGGGTCTTCCCGGAGAAGTACGAGGTCAGCTGCACCCGGTCGTAGGCGGCGCGGGGCTCCTCGCACAGGACGACGACCTGGGCGGTGCCGGCGGTGGCCGTCAGCCCGCGGTCGGCGAGGGCCTCCAGGAAGCGCTGGCCGACCATTCCGTGCCCGACGACCACGATGGTCGGCGTGGCTGCTGCGGTGGAGGTGTGGGCGGTCGGGAAAGTGGACACCGGCATCTCAGAAGCCTCCGTCGTTGGTGAGCAGGTGGAGCAGGGACGTTTCGGCGGGGAGTGCTTCGTCGTCCTGCCAGGTGCGGGCCAGGGTGCCGACCGCGGCGAGATCGCCGAGCAGCACACCGCCCGCCAGCCGGTCGCCGCGGACGACGACCGTGCGGTACGCGCCCCGGGTGGCGTCGGCCAGCCGGATCACGTCGTCGCCGGGCAGCGGCCGGGAGTCGCCGAACGCCGCGAGATCGAGCGATCCCGTACCGGGGTCGGCCGGGCCGTTCAGGGTCAGCCGGGTCAGGGCCCGGGTGCCGTCGTACCGGGCGGGCCGCCCGGCCAGCACCTCGGCGAGCACATCGGCCTGCTCCAGCGCCGGGCCCGCGAGCCCGTACACGGTGGAGCGGTGCTCGGCGCAGTCGCCCACGGCATGGATGTACGGATCGGAGGTGCGCAGCTCGTCGTCGACGACGACGCCCTTGCGGACCTCCAGACCGGCCGCCTGCGCGAGGCCCGTCCGGGGACGCACCCCGCAGGCCAGCACGGTGATCTCGGCCGCCAGTTCGTAGCCGTCGGCCAGCTCCACGGCCCGCACCGCGCCGTCGGCGCAGCGCAGCCCGCGGACCCGGCACTCGGTGTGCACCTCGACGCCGAGCGACTCCAGATGGCGGCGCAGCAGCCCCGCCGACTCCGCGTCCAGCTGCCGCTCCATGAGGTGCTCGCCCTGCTGGGCCAGCACCACCTGGGCGCCGCACTCAGCCAGCGCGCGGGCCGCCGACACACCCAGGAGGCCGCCGCCGATGACGACCGCGCTCACCCCCGGCCGCACCGAGGCGCGCAGCGCCAGGCAGTCGTCGAGGGTGCGGAAGGCGTGCACCCCGTCCGGCATCGTGTTCCCGAGCCCGCGCAGCGGCGGGAGCACCGGGTTGGAGCCGGTCGCGAGCACCAGCCGTCCGTAGCGCACGACGCTTCCGTCGTCGCAGTGCACCAGCCGGTCCTCCCGGTCGATCCGCACCACCCGCACCCCGCGCCGGACCTCGGCCGGGGGGAGGGCGATGACGTCCGCCGGATAGCGCCCGGCCAGCACCTCGGCCAGCAGTACGCGGTTGTAGGGGGCGTGGGACTCCTCGCCGATGACGGTGACATCGGGCACCTTGGCGGCGAGGCGTGCGCCCGCCATCCCGGCGCCGATCACCACCACCCGCGCCGTGTTCTCCGTCTGTGTCCTCATGACAGGAAGCCTGACCGGGGGGTGTTACCCGTCCGGATCCCCACTGTTTCCCGGGAGGAACCTTGCGCTCAGCGCCGCCGGGAGGCGCCTGTGAGGGGCGGACACGGCGCCGAGCTCAGAATTGGCTCAAGAATCCCGAGCCGGTTGGACGTGACACGTACCGTTTCCTTAGGGTCGCGATCATGCCTGACATATCCCTG
This genomic interval from Streptomyces sp. NBC_00464 contains the following:
- a CDS encoding NAD(P)/FAD-dependent oxidoreductase, whose product is MRTQTENTARVVVIGAGMAGARLAAKVPDVTVIGEESHAPYNRVLLAEVLAGRYPADVIALPPAEVRRGVRVVRIDREDRLVHCDDGSVVRYGRLVLATGSNPVLPPLRGLGNTMPDGVHAFRTLDDCLALRASVRPGVSAVVIGGGLLGVSAARALAECGAQVVLAQQGEHLMERQLDAESAGLLRRHLESLGVEVHTECRVRGLRCADGAVRAVELADGYELAAEITVLACGVRPRTGLAQAAGLEVRKGVVVDDELRTSDPYIHAVGDCAEHRSTVYGLAGPALEQADVLAEVLAGRPARYDGTRALTRLTLNGPADPGTGSLDLAAFGDSRPLPGDDVIRLADATRGAYRTVVVRGDRLAGGVLLGDLAAVGTLARTWQDDEALPAETSLLHLLTNDGGF